The sequence below is a genomic window from Perca fluviatilis chromosome 13, GENO_Pfluv_1.0, whole genome shotgun sequence.
catcttaccgtgccaaggttacaataaaggtttcctaaatgccacatttgatgtcagcttactaattgattgcgggttttgtgtagatttggacttttatacgtttattccactttgtttaaacggcgaagtggaggaagcctagtgacgagtccatagcaaccagtttgtgtgttgaatgttacccagagtgccttgctgaatggtctcaatgttttattgttttatttcatgtgaatactagtttactagaggagtaacttagtaatttaagtaatgcagtaatgcaggaagtgtgcatttagtttccatgcttattgtgtttccacaacaacgttagtgagtaaatctactgaaatggcccccacaccataacagaggagtgggataagagcagaggtttagtcacgtatgtcattgctgtaaaaaacaatgataATCTGTATATttttgccaagcgcaaaccagtacagaaggtatcaataaattgttgggggagggtcatgtcttttttccAGAttgttttggagggtcatagaaaatttgttactggcgaggggagggtcaagtttattttgactaaaggtccccaatctcctccggtggccccttaaagaaataatgaacagtcccctagctgtctggatttaccctgaggagcagctaaccatagtcctcatgaaatcaacacaaagaaagcagacgTTAATGGATATCCGGGCGGAAATAGCGTGATCCGGCGGAATTTCaagtggcaccggagcaatacaggaagtggaacgtcgtggatatagaccaaTCTGTCACTAACTCCTAGATTGTTTGAGTGTTTGTTTGGCTTAGCAGCAGAAAAAAACCCACTGTCcactcagcaccaaacagcagacggACACAGTTAGCGACCAGCTGGGGAACacgtggagcatttagcagctaaagagacagataacTTTCTAAGGAGTCAGTGGAGTTTAAACCTGAGCAAAATATCAGGTCTGTGAATGTCTCTTTGTGATCTCTGTAATGTGATATCTCATTCCTCCCTACCAGAGCCGCCTTCTCCCCTGCTGACCACTGTGAATCAGGTGTTAGAGGGGGCCCAGGTGAGGCTGCAGTGTTCGCTCCCAGTGCCTTGCCCTGCCCTGCCCCCCTCCGTCACCTGGCTCCCCCGAGACTCCGGCCAGGAGCAGACACAAATGCAGCaggttcattcattcattacttcattctttcattcatttaCCGAGGACATTATAGGTGCAGGTTACTCAATTATTATACTCGTGATGAGGCTGACTTCATTCTAGATTTTTCTCATCGTCAACAAATTCCTTGAAATGTTTTCCGAGTCCCCTCCTTTTCATTTTGCTCTCAGCTTCGAGGTGAATACGTGAAGCTCTAAAAACAGTTCACAAATATAtcctttcatttttaaaatagcTAAATCATCTCCTAAAACTACCACACGTTGCTGGACGAAATTGTGCATTTGTTGGGTACTATTTTCTGCtgcagaataataataaaatgcacAAACTACAGTGTGTTATCGTGGTAATGGAGAAACATGTCATGTAGTGTGGATTATTCATGAAGCCAGGTCCTGACAGCTCTGCTGGGGAAGGATCATGATTTTTGAATCCCTTATTTGTCTCtcgtgtaaaaaataaaacattttctgcaacagaaatataaaatatactagggtttttaaaaaagaaacggAAAATAAAGAGTCACGTAAGCCGTATTGTTGAGTACAAGTTCGAGGTATTTATAATTtacttccattttatgctactttatacttctactccattacatttagaAAGGAAATATTGCATGTTTTTTACGTCACTACATGTATTTTACAGCTATGGTCACAAGTCACTTTAACAACATATGATcatattataaaatatgatgaatTGTTtcagattaaactacccaacttTATAACAGATTTAAAATGAGCTTCACTGCTGTTTTATAATTCCATTAATACTATGATATTAATAGagcataattttatttttacatcttATATACATTTTGCTGATGATGCTTTCACTTAACTTTGTGATGTCGGACATTTAATGCACTTTGCACATTTGTATTGCCACATTTACTTAAACAAACTTCTTCCTCCACTGTTCCCTAACTCATTTATATTATAGCTTCTTGAGTATCATATAGGTAGCTTTTTGTTATACACTGTGCTTTATTTCATCAACTTttcagtaatttatttgttttcccaTCTCTTTTTGCAAAAGCAGAGTGTGGAGGATGGACAGACGATCATGACGTCCACACTGACCTTCATCGCCTCAGCCGAGCATCACAAGCAGAACATCTCATGTTCTGTCTCCTACCCGCTGACAAAAGGGGGCAGCAGCCAGCCGTCTTCAGCGACTCAGAGTCTCGACGTCCTGTGTGAGACActcagtgtttgtgtttatatgaACCATGCAGAGGTAGAAAGAGTACCACAGTGGCCTCTGCTGCAGTAGCACAGGATGTTTTATTCATGTGGAAACAAAAGCCCTGATATCCAAATACATTTGAGCGACTACAATagcttttatttaaaatgtggacCTCTCTGAAAAGTTTTCTCTCCATTGCTGACAATTCATTAGCATCAAAGcgtacttaaaggaacacgcgacttattgggaatttagcttattcaccgtaacccccagagtaagacaagtcgatacatacccttctcatctccgtgcgtaatgtaacgctgtctgacggctccagcattagcttagcccagcacagatcctgcaggtaactggttccaactagcctactgtcTGCCAAATTGTGACAAGGACTAACGttaacatgttcctatttacatgttgtgatttgtagagtcacagcatgtacctaaaacaacgtaacatgagacacagccatcttctatccgtaaacgaaccgggaactatattctcagacaggcttgctgcgagcatatcactccgcccaattactatattcttccgcctgagaatatagttcccggtttgtttatggttagaagatggctgtgtctcattttacgttgttttttgtacacgctgtgactctacaaatcacaacatgtaaataggaacatgttggcattattttgtcacttattcggagcagtaggattacgggaaccattcacctgcctgttctgtgatgggctgatgccgctggagacgtcagacagctttacagcacgcacagagatgagaagggtatgtatcgacttgtctaactctgggggttacggtgaataagctaaattcccaataagtcggcgtgttcctttaaagtaccaaaagtaaaagcactCGTTCCACAGAATGGCCAATttcaacaatatataaaaatgtggCGCAACTACTTCGTATACTGTGGTGTAGCTTAACCTATAATAATACATGATTGTATTTGTtgaatatattttgtattaataatctgaatctTTAAAGTGGCCAGTAACTAAAGTTatcaaaataaatgtagtggtgTAAAAAGTACATATTATCCTTTAAATTGAAGTTGAGTAGAAATTAAAATTAAGTACAGTTTAAATGTAAGTCGTTACAGTCCATAACTTAGGGGACTTAAAAAGGAGGGGAAGTCAAAAAAGTTTGGTGACCACTTCCTTAGACCAAATGATCACTGAAAGCTTTATTGAGGAAACAATTTAACTCTAAAAAGTCACTCATTTAGCAACACATGGTTGTTTTCTCTTTGAATTTCTGAGTAATAcccacatactgtatttatgattaatttattcattcagTTCTTTTTCCCTTACTTCTTTCCTTCATTATGAAGAACACTCATGCTGATTTATTGCCCATTAGGTTGATAACTGTGTTAGATACAGAACAACGTCAACTTGTTTCAACATGACTTCGTCTCACTTGACCTGAAggggatttttctttttctttttgaacaGACGGAAGTTTTTCCTAAACCAGTCAGTGTTTCAAGAGCTGAACTTGTCATAACTTGGTGTTGACGAAAGCAATGAACCACTCAAGTGTTTGGCTGCATGACACAAGGTGCCTTTGTTACTGCATTGCAGGCAGTGGTACTGTGTTGTGATAGTGGAGAAAGAAGTACtcatcttttacttaagtaaaagtagaaatactcTTTGACAGGTAAAAAGTCATGCATTTACAAAAGTGGTAACATCAAAATGTACTTCAAGTaccacaagtaaaagtacttattatgcagaatggactatttgaaaacaattaaataattgaattataattatcGATGCATTAATGTTTATATCACTCACTCAAGGTGGATCCaaacttttaattactttaaacACTGCTGGGTAGTTTGTGAATCAATAAAGTCTTATCTTAATGTAAAAATAGGTCatcatttatttgttgattgtgttttgtattattaattaaCAGTTTAAAGGTGcggtaggtaagccttataaaactaactttctatcatatttgctgaaactgaccctatgttccagtagaactacatgaagcaggcaataaaaaaaaaatcttgctcctctggcaccacctacagcctgtagtgcgatttgcaaaaatccacagctccctgttcagatgcaccaatcagggccagggggggtgtctaactgcgtgtcaatcacgcattcattctcccttgtggggcgaggggcttaggagaccattttgggctttagcagaaaggggggagggattgagaagttgtcgatgatgtcgaaaaaaaatttgGGGGGGCATTCTTAGGCCTTTATtcaacaggacagctgaagacatgaaaggggagagagagggggaatgacatgcagcaaagggccgcaggtcggagctATCTGGGCGgccgatgttcacattttttggctaagtcctggatcttcacaatcctacctacggcaccttttaACAGGGAGAATCTCACATGCACTCACATGCACTCATGGCCGGCCCAgctaccaaaacaaaaaaaacgagaatctctgattacaacacacacaaaagagaggAATTGTGACTTTGTTCTCTGCTCATGATGCCTTTACTCCATTATATCTTTACATTGCAAATATGTGTTTGCTGcaatattaatgttctgaatgttgtATATAGTCCCTTTAACAACAGATATCACTGTCTGTTTTCCAACAGATGCTCCTAGAGTCCCCGTGGCAACACTGGTGACGTCTGGTCCTGTTTCTGAGGGCGGGGCTGTGACGTTTACATGTTGGAGTGATGCTAACCCCCCTGTGAGCCTCTACACCTGGTACAGAGCCGACAGTGGAAAGGTAAGAGACAATCTTTCAGAAACTCATTTTTTTCACCTGCTCCATGTggacaaaagtatgtggacaatGCTCTTCTGATACATTCATGGATCTTTAATCTGCAGGTGTTTGTCGGTTTGAGCTCAACCCCTTAGCTCCAATGTGAAGGGGGTCTTAATGCTGCAGCATACAATGATATTCAACTCAAAGTGCACAACACCAGCTACATATAGAAATGATTTTCTCACTTTTGTGTGGAAGAACTTGACTGGCACAGAGCCCTGACGTCAAACCCATCCaacacctttgggatgaactgcaACACAAACTGCAAGCCAGACCTCATTACTAAACAGTTTCTGATGTTCTTGTTACTAAATGGGAAGCAATCCCTGCAGGCAGGTTCAAAAGTCAGGTGCAAAGCCAGAACCCAGAAGAGTGGAAACTTCTATAGCAGCAGATTAGTGTTCATGTCTTTGAATGAGATGTTTAGGGCTGCCTCCTCTTATAGTTGATTAGTCGAATAATtggttgttttggtcttagtttACTAATATTTCTGTGGTCGATAAGTcactttttatgcttttttcatccTAAATTACTTATTTCCAATAGActtatgagcacatctctgttTAACACAAAATTTAAAGTGGTGgttttgcatgattctttgtggagaaactcatttttacagatctgtcgataattgattagtcgacaaaattattttattagtttatttgtcagggacaatgCAGCGTACATTATTACATACATAATTATCATAATCAAAGCCATAACAATATGTGTAGATGTGTTGcataaaaggtttctagccAATTGGCTAATTTGCAACCCCAGTCCGCAAAATCATATGTGTGTTAGTCGACTAACTACGATAAGAGATCCAAGCACATCCTATTCAGTATGCAGTATAAAATCCAGATTCTTTCAAAAGCTGTACTTTGGTTTTCCTGATTTACACATGTATGAACTAAAACAGCACAGAGGActactgtgtttttttccccaaaaaacaTTGCCTCTCTCTAGCTTTGACATGTTACTGGAAAATGTATCACCTCTCCTCATCTTAGTTGACTAAGAAGGGGGAAGGAGAAACGCTGGTCCTGCAGGTCCATCAGAACGACAGCGGGCAGTATCTGTGTGAAGCTCAAAGCCCGAGGGGCTCTCAGAGGTCCCGACCTGTGTCTCTGGAGGTCAACGCTACTACAGGTTAGAGTCACAACACTAGCAACGCTATAACAGCTTCATCATGCCAGTGCTCTTACTCTGGTCATCGGCACAAGCACTGACTTGGAATTGTGTCTGATGATTCGGTCAGCAGTCAGTGAATCAGGGAATATCTTGTGAATACTGATTCATAAGTGAGAGTAATCCAATTCACTAGAGAAGGATTTACCACCCACTGATAAAGGAAACAGAATGTGAATGAGATTAAATCTACagtaaaatacacacaaactgGCAagagagcatttttttttttttttggtattttgcaacaaagttaaaggtgcagtaggtaagccttataaaactaactttctgtcatatttgctaaaactgaccctatgttccagtagaactacataaagcaggtaataaaaaaaaaaaatctggctcctctggcaccacctacagcctgtagtgtgatttgcaaaaatccaatcagtgtcaatcactgctcatccacacacattcattctcccttgtggggggaggggcttagaacattttgggctttagcggaaagggggggaagggactgagaagttgttgatgttcacattttttggctaagtcctggatcttcccaatcctacctacagcacctttaagtaaagcTACAAATTAAAGTAAAGCTGCAAAGTAAAGCTACAAAGTAAACAACACATTTCATAACAGGTTAACACAATACATGCATACAGCAACAAGCAACATAAACAGAAGCATATTAAACTAGAAGTGCAGACCTCTGCCAAGACATGCCCTATTTCACCAATGTTAATGCAGTTTGAATGTTCTGTCTAGAAGTTCTTTTTCAGATTATTCCGACACCAAATGAATcgcaatgttaacaaaagtgaaaaataatttgtgcatCTGCCCCATGATTTGGATCCACTCCAAAAGtaaatgggttcttccttggcccctTCCACCTCATTTCCACCGATAaaagcagttttatttttatttttccgaCTCTTAATAACctgttgtcttgttgttcaattGTGTTTTAATTCTGTTGCTCAGGCAGCAGCGAGAGTGGTGTGATGATTCCCTACATTATATGTGGAGTGTTGCTGGTCCTCTGCATTATGACTGTCGCTGTGGATGTGTACAAGTATCAAAGGTAAGAATGTAGTGTTTGCCATTTCCACCTTCTCATTTCCCTCCTCCACATCTCCCATTGttttagagcagtggttctctaACCTTTTCAACAATGTACCccctttgaaatatttttttagtaCCCCGTCACGAGCGAAGagcatttttggtagaaaaagaaGCATATGTAAAGAGGTACATTAAGGCGCTGCACTGTCAGTGTCTGATTTACTAAACAAAGAccatgtaactgaaaaacacttaAATGCTACTATAAATGTTTAGAAACCATAacttaataaatgtattattatggtATAATTATTTCAGGGAAGTATGCATGactgatatatttttttaaattaccatttttttttattttttatctcaattaccctgcagtactccaaagaaccaacatgacatcatgactttgcataaacatacacgcgactttctaaagccaactggcgtgttatctgtacgcattttgagctatccgcgtgtatgtctacgctgtatacagcggacggcagtctgcaacgtcacagagtaaacatacacaccactttcTAATGCCATGTGGTGTGTTATCACGAGGCTACGCGTTATCGCGAAGGTTTATGAAATGTCACAcgtgggttgggtttaggaaaagaacaaaagtGGAAAAGAAACGTCACATGCCAGAACTGGTTGTCAGGGGACAAGGGTTGCAAATTAGTCATGGCTATAAACCTGTATGCATGGCATCTACTTTGTATTCTTTATAAAGCAATGTTCTATGCatttgtccctgtcaaataaacattaaataaaaaaaaaaaaaaatcttcaggaaaagaacaacggggttgggtttaggaaaacaacaaacgtggaaaggaaacatGACACGctggacacgatccccggtctcctgggtgaaagtcctgtgtttgacccatcctccacctcgaccatcctccctacgcggattttcggcctttcatactactcgctacggcgtcaattcacacgcaatcgcaaggtaatgtaagtcaatggaggccaaacgccgttgataaacacgctaaaaagcgagtatgcgtcttgataacgccaataatggcatacgaattggcaaGTCATagatacgccacttcatgagatctgTCTGAAAGAGGGGTACATGTACCCCCATGTCAGAAACACAGTTTTAGAGGGTTAGAGTTTTCTTACTGTAATATTATATCAAGATGTTGTACTTGAGTTATAAGACACTCCCAGTTCTTGAAAATCAGACATGCTGTAATTTATGACACAATAATTTATGTTCATCTTGGTGTCTTAGTAATTTTGGTTAACATTCcttctctgtttgtttttcttctcgtCCCAAGTATTTCCAGGAGGCTGAAGGTAAGCAGAAACAGTTCACCTCAATCAGAGAAAGTGGCAGGCAGCCAGACGAGAGACAGTGAAAAATGAGTCCCCGCACAGCACTAATACTAGTAGATCTGATAAGGAGTTTTGACATTGTCTGCATAACACGGTCTAGTCACTGTCTCGTCTGGCTGACATCCTTCGCCCTCTCAGTTTGACCGAAGCAGGAAGTCGGGGTGACTAATGTTACACATATGTAAtacgtttgtttttttgtcctttgaAAAAGTGAATCTCTTCCCTGCAGcattcacaaaataaacaaacaatcttGGTCttattcattttcaaaatatacagGTGTAGGAGTACAAAGTCTTAAACATACAAACTTCCATTCATGCTGTTAagggtctctcaatcaaaacaataacaaaagactCAATTTGGTGACATCGTGAAGTATCATGGGATCATGCGAGTTGTTGTCTGaacaaccctaaccctaagctGTTGCTGTCATTGCAGTTAGCTTCTCCCGGTGAGGATTCCTTCAGTGTTCATCGGTCAGGAGGGTTTTAATGGGAGCCAAATTATTTGCAGAAGTCTCCTCCTCTCCAAAATAAATGGACCTGGTGATTGAAACCGGTAAAACAATGATGAAAGACACAGGCTCGTTAGTGGAGAGGCTGCGAGCCGCTAACGCTAACGTTTGCTCAGCTTATTTCTCTGACAACTTAAGATCAAGATGTTCGAAGACTAAATCTTTCATCTGCTGAAAATATAGAGTTAAAAAACAAccaagatgtaaaaaaaaaaaaaaaagatcgtaAAAATGTGTCTTAAAACTGGATAAAAAGTCCATTTATGACAGCTTCTGGCAGACAACCATAATGCTGACGCATGCATAAAGGGGATAGGACGCCATTGACAGGCGTCCGAATGTAATGGGCCGTTGCCttgaataaaatacaaatttctctgggtttgaaccttgttggaaacatttagtATAATGTAAGTACcaaactcaacaaaatatataacataggtctAGTTGTTTTGTATATCTTTATAAATCATAAGttaccatataatcaataacatagtgagagtagagggaggcaggccagtacagcccgatccgccaggggagagttcaagcaCGATCCGGCACCTCTttctaagctaacctgcctctcttagctatgctattataattctagactgccggggaagttccttccttcctatgacacactgagctgctctctcatctctgttttcacttgtttccttttgtatgcatcctgtcccaaaAATTCTTGTTACTAACCTATCTCTGGGGAGTttctccccggagtccttatgtttcttcatAAGCAaagctctgcgattccctgcaatgcccggacgcgtcctgctgcgtcctgttGCGTCCTgttgcgtccgccgcatccacccatgctctgcagtgccacgttacatcccacaacgccctgctgtgatgttcatacgcccAGAGTaatcaggatccggtataggagaccacactactcagtatgacacgacgtgccctgctatgacatgaacttccacgactaccttcaaagtcactgttccattatctctaatgtgactattacgccactgttcatcacacctccaaccggccccgtcagacaccgcttaccaagagtctgggtctgccgaggtttcttcctaaaagggagtttttccttgccactgtcgcaacagccactgctaatgcttgctcttgagggaattactgtaattgttggggtttgggAATTtaaagagtatatatatatatatatatatatatatatatatatatatatatgtatgtatgacaAATTCAACAATTACTGGAAATGTTTTCAATGCCTAATCTTGACacatgcaaaaaataaatgctaCTTTGAGTGTGGACGTTTATACGTGACCTGGAACAGTCAATTTTACTAATTGCTCCACTGCCAATGTAATGCCACAACATAATCACAGTTTACTTTCCTTTACTTCCTCTTTTTATAGCCCCTCTAACAACATTACACAGAGTAGTGAAATTCAGTCATGGTATT
It includes:
- the si:ch211-171h4.5 gene encoding myelin-associated glycoprotein isoform X3, encoding MGLSDSCVTVPCRFQIPNNEEANILNCSDGGIWRKGSMAGPFVFNARTPHSNTIQGLILGDLTKKDCTTVFHSFSENYSDKYFFRLDCSNHVKFNFVDGVIITSLPEPPSPLLTTVNQVLEGAQVRLQCSLPVPCPALPPSVTWLPRDSGQEQTQMQQSVEDGQTIMTSTLTFIASAEHHKQNISCSVSYPLTKGGSSQPSSATQSLDVLYAPRVPVATLVTSGPVSEGGAVTFTCWSDANPPVSLYTWYRADSGKLTKKGEGETLVLQVHQNDSGQYLCEAQSPRGSQRSRPVSLEVNATTGSSESGVMIPYIICGVLLVLCIMTVAVDVYKYQSISRRLKQIELKGEQTYSDLRTCSVTADYDQLQPRKPKTMPSPDVSDYENTIALEANFKNQPAT
- the si:ch211-171h4.5 gene encoding myelin-associated glycoprotein isoform X4, encoding MAGPFVFNARTPHSNTIQGLILGDLTKKDCTTVFHSFSENYSDKYFFRLDCSNHVKFNFVDGVIITSLPEPPSPLLTTVNQVLEGAQVRLQCSLPVPCPALPPSVTWLPRDSGQEQTQMQQSVEDGQTIMTSTLTFIASAEHHKQNISCSVSYPLTKGGSSQPSSATQSLDVLYAPRVPVATLVTSGPVSEGGAVTFTCWSDANPPVSLYTWYRADSGKLTKKGEGETLVLQVHQNDSGQYLCEAQSPRGSQRSRPVSLEVNATTGSSESGVMIPYIICGVLLVLCIMTVAVDVYKYQSISRRLKQIELKGEQTYSDLRTCSVTADYDQLQPRKPKTMPSPDVSDYENTIALEANFKNQPAT
- the si:ch211-171h4.5 gene encoding myelin-associated glycoprotein isoform X2 gives rise to the protein MGVGLAVVILLTALMQGVFCQIWGVTLPKSIMGLSDSCVTVPCRFQIPNNEEANILNCSDGGIWRKGSMAGPFVFNARTPHSNTIQGLILGDLTKKDCTTVFHSFSENYSDKYFFRLDCSNHVKFNFVDGVIITSLPEPPSPLLTTVNQVLEGAQVRLQCSLPVPCPALPPSVTWLPRDSGQEQTQMQQSVEDGQTIMTSTLTFIASAEHHKQNISCSVSYPLTKGGSSQPSSATQSLDVLYAPRVPVATLVTSGPVSEGGAVTFTCWSDANPPVSLYTWYRADSGKVHQNDSGQYLCEAQSPRGSQRSRPVSLEVNATTGSSESGVMIPYIICGVLLVLCIMTVAVDVYKYQSISRRLKQIELKGEQTYSDLRTCSVTADYDQLQPRKPKTMPSPDVSDYENTIALEANFKNQPAT
- the si:ch211-171h4.5 gene encoding myelin-associated glycoprotein isoform X1 — translated: MGVGLAVVILLTALMQGVFCQIWGVTLPKSIMGLSDSCVTVPCRFQIPNNEEANILNCSDGGIWRKGSMAGPFVFNARTPHSNTIQGLILGDLTKKDCTTVFHSFSENYSDKYFFRLDCSNHVKFNFVDGVIITSLPEPPSPLLTTVNQVLEGAQVRLQCSLPVPCPALPPSVTWLPRDSGQEQTQMQQSVEDGQTIMTSTLTFIASAEHHKQNISCSVSYPLTKGGSSQPSSATQSLDVLYAPRVPVATLVTSGPVSEGGAVTFTCWSDANPPVSLYTWYRADSGKLTKKGEGETLVLQVHQNDSGQYLCEAQSPRGSQRSRPVSLEVNATTGSSESGVMIPYIICGVLLVLCIMTVAVDVYKYQSISRRLKQIELKGEQTYSDLRTCSVTADYDQLQPRKPKTMPSPDVSDYENTIALEANFKNQPAT